The Niallia alba genome includes a window with the following:
- the gpr gene encoding GPR endopeptidase, with amino-acid sequence MEEKLDLSMYSIRTDLAIEAKDLALHKQGLVQNEQDQSNLDGVIIKEKEENGIKMSYVEVTEKGEEIIGKKRGKYLTIEVLGIRQQDTKLQEKVERVFAKEFSQFLKLSNIKEDASCLVVGLGNWNVTPDALGPQVCENILVTRHLYELQPESVEEGYRPVSSLAPGVMGLTGIETSDIIKGVVEKTNPDFVIVIDALASRSIDRVNSTIQVSDTGIHPGSGVGNKRKELSEETLGRPVIAIGVPTVVDAVSITSDTIDYILKHFGKELREGNKPSRALAPAGLNFGERRTLTDEDLPEEQHRKTFLGIIGTLPEEEKRKLIYEVLSPIGHNLMVTPKEVDVFIEDMANLLANGLNAALHSAINQDNVGYNTH; translated from the coding sequence ATGGAGGAAAAACTAGATTTAAGCATGTATTCTATCCGTACAGACTTAGCAATTGAAGCAAAAGATTTAGCTTTACATAAACAAGGACTTGTTCAAAATGAACAGGATCAATCAAACCTTGATGGCGTAATTATCAAGGAAAAAGAAGAAAATGGAATTAAAATGTCCTATGTGGAAGTTACAGAAAAGGGCGAGGAGATTATAGGAAAAAAACGAGGGAAATATTTGACAATCGAAGTATTAGGAATAAGACAGCAAGATACAAAATTGCAGGAAAAAGTAGAGCGAGTATTTGCGAAAGAGTTTTCGCAATTTTTAAAGCTGAGCAATATAAAAGAGGATGCTTCCTGTCTAGTAGTGGGATTGGGAAACTGGAACGTTACTCCCGATGCGCTAGGGCCACAGGTTTGTGAAAATATACTAGTGACAAGACATTTATATGAATTACAGCCAGAAAGTGTAGAAGAGGGCTATCGTCCGGTATCAAGTCTAGCTCCAGGTGTGATGGGCTTAACAGGAATAGAAACGAGTGACATTATAAAAGGCGTTGTCGAAAAAACAAATCCTGATTTTGTGATTGTTATTGATGCTCTTGCATCACGTTCTATTGATCGTGTGAATTCCACTATTCAAGTTTCTGATACAGGTATTCATCCTGGGTCTGGAGTCGGAAATAAACGAAAAGAGCTTAGTGAAGAAACTCTCGGAAGACCTGTTATCGCGATTGGTGTTCCAACTGTTGTTGATGCTGTGTCGATTACAAGTGACACAATTGATTATATATTAAAGCATTTTGGAAAAGAGCTCAGAGAAGGGAATAAACCATCGAGAGCGCTGGCTCCTGCGGGCTTAAATTTTGGTGAAAGAAGAACATTGACAGATGAAGACTTACCGGAGGAACAGCATCGTAAGACATTTCTCGGCATTATCGGTACTTTGCCTGAGGAAGAAAAACGAAAGTTAATTTATGAAGTGCTATCCCCAATTGGTCATAATTTAATGGTAACACCGAAAGAAGTGGATGTTTTTATTGAAGACATGGCAAACCTACTTGCAAATGGATTAAATGCTGCCCTTCATTCAGCCATTAATCAAGACAATGTTGGTTACAATACACACTAA
- the rpsT gene encoding 30S ribosomal protein S20: MPNIKSAIKRVKTSEARNAQNTTVKSAMRTAVKKTEAAIALNDTTAANESFVEAASKLDKAAAKGLIHKNAAARKKSRLAKRKNALNA, translated from the coding sequence ATGCCAAATATTAAATCTGCTATTAAACGTGTGAAAACTAGTGAAGCTCGTAACGCTCAAAACACTACAGTTAAATCTGCAATGCGTACTGCTGTTAAAAAGACTGAAGCTGCTATTGCTCTTAATGATACAACTGCTGCAAATGAAAGTTTTGTAGAAGCTGCTAGTAAGTTAGACAAAGCTGCTGCAAAAGGTCTTATTCATAAAAATGCTGCTGCTCGTAAAAAATCTCGTTTAGCTAAAAGAAAAAATGCTTTAAACGCATAA
- the holA gene encoding DNA polymerase III subunit delta — protein MIEELWKKIKNKDFSFVYLLYGLETFLINETKYLLLQSLLNEEDEDFNLSTYDLEETPIELAIEDAETIPFFGERKVIVLNNPFFLTAEKSKSKVEHNVKKLEEYLKEPSPFTTMIFVANYEKLDERKKITKQLKTISSVLEAKKLNEQELKKWLRQRAAYNHVEINEDGLDTILSLAGTNLSLLTTEIDKMALYVQDSKLITKDIVEELVAKSLEQNIFTLVDKVISKKIDEALRIYYDLLKQNEEPLKILSIIANQFRLIYQVKGLSQKGYGQQQIASVLKVHPFRVKLAAGQAQRFTEEELTKCIRLFAEGDFQLKTGTMPKNMVIEMILFQLGHGL, from the coding sequence ATGATCGAAGAATTATGGAAAAAAATAAAAAATAAAGATTTTTCTTTTGTCTATTTATTATATGGACTCGAGACTTTTCTAATAAATGAAACGAAATATTTATTATTGCAATCTTTATTAAACGAAGAGGACGAGGATTTTAATTTATCTACATATGATTTGGAGGAAACTCCGATAGAATTAGCAATAGAGGATGCAGAGACAATTCCTTTTTTTGGGGAAAGAAAAGTAATTGTATTAAATAACCCTTTTTTCTTAACAGCTGAGAAATCTAAGTCAAAGGTAGAACATAATGTAAAGAAACTGGAAGAATACTTGAAAGAACCTTCCCCGTTCACTACTATGATTTTTGTAGCTAATTATGAAAAATTAGATGAAAGAAAAAAAATAACGAAGCAGTTAAAAACGATTTCCTCTGTTTTAGAAGCGAAAAAATTAAATGAACAAGAACTGAAAAAATGGTTAAGACAACGGGCGGCATATAATCATGTAGAGATAAATGAAGACGGTTTAGATACTATTCTCAGTCTTGCTGGAACAAATTTATCCCTTTTAACAACAGAAATAGATAAAATGGCCTTATATGTGCAGGATTCAAAACTAATTACGAAAGACATTGTGGAAGAATTAGTGGCGAAATCGCTCGAGCAAAATATTTTTACGCTTGTCGATAAGGTAATCTCTAAAAAAATTGATGAAGCATTGCGCATTTATTATGATTTATTAAAGCAAAATGAAGAACCATTAAAGATTCTTTCAATCATAGCAAATCAATTCCGCTTAATCTATCAAGTGAAAGGCCTATCACAGAAAGGTTACGGGCAGCAGCAAATTGCTTCTGTGTTAAAGGTTCATCCATTTCGAGTCAAATTAGCAGCAGGACAAGCTCAGCGCTTTACAGAAGAGGAATTAACTAAATGTATCCGCCTATTTGCAGAAGGTGATTTTCAGCTGAAAACAGGTACTATGCCAAAAAATATGGTGATAGAAATGATATTGTTTCAGTTAGGACATGGGTTGTAG
- a CDS encoding DNA internalization-related competence protein ComEC/Rec2 — translation MIQSRLLYFAVSALFGLLCSLTQHIIVYLIYFLFVGWLFLVKKAAVKSGVFLLCIFLLFLVRGSYSYQWSGSKMKEDASSFLITFLEPADIDGDRWRVVGKEKQTEEKLLLFYKMETEEEKILLEAEQVIGKTCQIKGSLSLPSSKRNENGFNYKQYLENNSIYWLLSIEELDLTSCVTERNGILLLKQLREKGTVWIAEHFTDTTIPIAEALIFGERSMMDENLQNAFQRLGIIHLLAISGSHVVVLVGILYFLLIRFGLTKEWTSTILLLLLPIYAVLTGLSPSVVRAVSTSFILLAINKFRLPSRFPMIDIISIVFCFCLLIQPRMLFSIGFLLSFIVCFFLILSSSLIKEYHTSTIKMYFFITFISEYAVLPIILYYFYEIPTLSLLANLIFIPFYTTIVLPYLLILFVVSFLFPQLFSVFSFPLDLLIMLSDRLVLKLASYPFSTIILGRPSFFFVCVYSVSLPMFFYLYENISKNSRKWLYCLPLLLISLQFINNIYPAKGEITFIDVGQGDSILIQLANNKGTYLIDTGGTVTFPQEDWQKRKEPFEVGTKTVVPFLKSKGIHTIDKLILTHGDLDHIGGATAIIEQLKVKEIMYPNVTEERTMEEEKVLNFAQKKQIPIRLIQAGHKWNAGEDFFSVLAPLQKKELTKNNGSIVIYANIADITWLFTGDLEKEGEQEVLNNYPNLKDVDVLKVGHHGSETSSSSEFIERLKPKIAVISVGENNRYHHPSKEVLSTLNENKVKVFRTDENGGISFYFSEKGGTFHLQIP, via the coding sequence ATGATTCAATCAAGATTATTGTATTTCGCGGTGTCAGCCCTATTTGGCTTATTATGTTCATTAACACAACATATAATAGTCTATTTAATCTATTTCCTATTCGTAGGCTGGTTGTTTCTAGTAAAAAAAGCAGCAGTAAAATCAGGTGTTTTTCTGCTTTGTATTTTTCTTTTATTCCTTGTTCGGGGAAGTTATAGCTATCAGTGGAGCGGCTCGAAAATGAAGGAGGATGCTTCATCTTTTTTAATCACCTTCTTAGAGCCAGCAGACATAGACGGTGATAGATGGAGAGTAGTGGGAAAGGAAAAACAAACTGAAGAAAAATTGCTGCTTTTCTACAAAATGGAAACAGAAGAAGAAAAAATTTTGCTAGAAGCCGAGCAGGTGATAGGGAAGACTTGCCAGATTAAAGGCTCATTGTCTCTTCCCTCTTCCAAGAGAAATGAAAATGGCTTTAACTATAAACAGTACCTTGAAAACAATTCGATTTATTGGCTATTATCAATTGAAGAATTGGATCTAACAAGTTGTGTCACAGAAAGAAATGGTATTTTATTATTAAAGCAACTAAGAGAAAAAGGAACCGTTTGGATTGCAGAGCATTTTACTGATACAACTATTCCAATCGCAGAAGCGCTAATTTTTGGAGAACGTAGCATGATGGACGAAAATCTTCAAAATGCATTTCAACGCCTAGGGATTATTCATCTATTAGCTATATCTGGTTCACATGTTGTCGTTTTAGTAGGTATACTTTATTTTTTACTGATTCGTTTTGGATTAACGAAAGAATGGACTAGCACTATTTTATTACTACTTTTGCCGATTTATGCTGTTTTAACAGGATTAAGCCCATCGGTTGTAAGAGCTGTCTCCACTTCTTTCATTCTCTTAGCCATAAATAAATTTCGTCTCCCCTCTAGATTTCCGATGATTGATATAATTAGTATCGTTTTTTGTTTTTGTTTATTGATTCAGCCGCGAATGCTGTTTAGTATTGGATTTTTATTATCGTTTATCGTATGTTTTTTTCTCATTCTCTCTTCCTCACTTATTAAGGAGTATCATACCTCAACCATTAAAATGTATTTCTTTATTACGTTTATCTCCGAATATGCTGTACTTCCTATTATTTTATACTACTTTTATGAAATTCCTACATTATCATTACTAGCAAATCTTATTTTCATCCCTTTTTATACGACTATTGTTTTGCCTTATTTACTGATTCTCTTTGTTGTTTCCTTTTTGTTTCCGCAATTGTTTTCCGTCTTTTCATTCCCTTTAGATCTTCTGATAATGCTTTCTGATAGGCTGGTGTTGAAATTAGCGAGTTATCCTTTTAGCACGATCATTTTGGGAAGACCATCCTTCTTTTTTGTTTGTGTCTATAGTGTCAGTCTGCCAATGTTCTTTTATTTATACGAAAATATTTCGAAGAACTCAAGGAAATGGTTATATTGTCTTCCACTCTTGCTCATTAGTCTTCAATTCATTAACAATATCTATCCCGCTAAAGGGGAAATCACTTTTATTGATGTTGGGCAAGGGGATAGCATTCTTATTCAGTTGGCAAATAATAAGGGAACATACTTAATTGACACAGGTGGAACGGTTACATTTCCTCAGGAGGACTGGCAAAAGAGAAAAGAGCCCTTTGAAGTTGGTACAAAGACAGTTGTTCCTTTTTTAAAAAGTAAAGGAATTCATACGATTGATAAATTGATCTTAACACATGGCGATTTAGATCACATTGGGGGTGCCACAGCGATTATCGAACAATTAAAGGTAAAAGAAATCATGTATCCAAATGTAACAGAAGAACGTACTATGGAGGAAGAAAAGGTATTAAATTTTGCACAGAAGAAGCAAATCCCTATTCGTCTTATTCAAGCTGGTCATAAATGGAACGCGGGGGAAGATTTCTTTTCTGTATTGGCCCCTTTACAAAAAAAGGAACTAACGAAGAATAATGGTTCGATTGTAATTTATGCGAATATCGCTGATATTACATGGCTATTTACAGGTGATTTAGAGAAAGAAGGGGAACAAGAGGTTCTGAATAATTATCCGAATTTAAAAGATGTAGACGTTTTAAAGGTAGGACATCATGGCAGCGAAACGTCTTCTAGTAGCGAATTTATTGAGCGGCTTAAGCCGAAAATTGCTGTGATTTCTGTAGGTGAAAATAATAGATATCATCATCCTAGTAAGGAAGTGCTTTCTACTTTAAATGAGAATAAAGTAAAAGTATTTAGAACAGATGAAAATGGGGGGATTTCTTTTTATTTTTCCGAAAAAGGTGGCACATTTCATTTGCAAATTCCATAG
- a CDS encoding ComE operon protein 2 — protein MERISWNEYFMAQSELLALRSTCTRLAVGATIVRDKRIIAGGYNGSIAGGVHCIDEGCYVIDNHCVRTIHAEMNAILQCAKFGVPTDGADIYVTHFPCLQCCKAIVQAGIKTVYYEMDYKNHPYALELFEQANIATVQVERKELEKIEEKKAFVESLVKQLKENNADTVEVEVLEKRAEELFSIIPTAKTSI, from the coding sequence TTGGAAAGAATCTCATGGAATGAGTATTTTATGGCTCAAAGCGAATTGTTGGCTTTAAGAAGCACATGTACAAGATTGGCAGTAGGGGCAACTATTGTCCGAGACAAGCGGATAATCGCTGGAGGATATAATGGTAGTATAGCCGGTGGTGTTCATTGTATTGATGAAGGCTGCTATGTAATTGATAACCATTGTGTTCGAACCATTCATGCGGAAATGAATGCTATTTTACAATGCGCTAAATTTGGTGTTCCGACTGACGGAGCAGATATCTATGTAACACATTTTCCTTGTCTTCAATGCTGTAAAGCGATTGTACAAGCAGGTATAAAAACGGTTTATTATGAGATGGATTATAAAAATCACCCCTACGCTCTTGAGCTTTTTGAACAGGCAAATATCGCAACAGTGCAAGTGGAAAGAAAAGAGCTTGAGAAAATAGAAGAGAAAAAGGCGTTTGTAGAATCCCTTGTAAAACAATTAAAAGAAAATAATGCAGATACTGTAGAGGTAGAGGTTTTGGAAAAAAGAGCAGAAGAATTATTCTCCATAATACCTACAGCAAAGACGTCTATTTAA
- a CDS encoding helix-hairpin-helix domain-containing protein, producing MDWLRKNKKFILFVLGGISLLLLYRFYPILMPKNEEEYFPQDDLLTERGEEITESELAEEEPQVTFILVDVKGAVKNPGVYEANEGDRVNDIIQKAGGILNNGEKNAVNLAMKVSDEMIIYVPYIGEEGEVVNDQASLSANEGLVNINKASETELLQLPGVGPSKAAAIIEYREQNGGFSTKEDLKKISGIGEKTYEKLEPFLTIN from the coding sequence ATGGACTGGCTTCGAAAAAATAAAAAATTCATTCTATTTGTTTTAGGTGGGATATCCCTACTTTTGCTGTATCGTTTTTATCCTATCCTTATGCCAAAGAATGAAGAAGAATACTTCCCACAAGATGACTTATTAACTGAAAGGGGGGAGGAAATAACAGAGAGCGAGTTAGCTGAGGAAGAACCACAAGTTACGTTTATACTCGTAGATGTAAAAGGAGCAGTCAAAAATCCAGGCGTTTATGAGGCGAATGAGGGAGATCGCGTGAATGACATTATTCAAAAGGCAGGAGGGATTTTGAATAACGGTGAAAAAAATGCAGTGAACCTTGCAATGAAAGTGTCGGATGAGATGATTATTTATGTACCTTATATAGGAGAAGAGGGAGAAGTAGTTAATGACCAAGCAAGTCTCTCTGCGAATGAAGGCCTAGTAAATATTAATAAAGCGAGCGAAACGGAATTGCTTCAATTACCAGGAGTGGGTCCGTCTAAAGCGGCAGCCATTATCGAATACCGTGAACAAAATGGAGGATTTTCTACAAAGGAGGATTTAAAAAAAATAAGTGGAATTGGAGAGAAAACATATGAAAAATTAGAACCCTTTCTTACGATAAATTAA
- the comER gene encoding late competence protein ComER, translated as MKIGMIGTGNMGKILVEAMIDGNAISPEDLFIFNRTINKALEIKEDYPNINVCYSDIEIAKQTDLTFLCVKPHDMYEVAKNISPYLTKDKCVVSITSPISPDQLDSFFSCSVARIIPSITNRALAGVSLFSYGSNCTDAWKKQLESFYENFSTPLEIEDNITRVASDIVSCGPAFFSYLTRRFIEGAVDETEIDSETATKLASEMLIGLGELLKKGYYTLPTLQEKVCVKGGITGEGINVLESQLGDTFNQLFQATQAKYEDDQRSLRNLVSGQK; from the coding sequence GTGAAAATTGGAATGATTGGTACTGGAAATATGGGGAAAATCTTAGTAGAAGCGATGATTGATGGAAATGCTATTTCCCCCGAAGACTTATTTATCTTTAATCGAACAATTAACAAAGCATTAGAAATTAAGGAAGATTATCCAAACATAAATGTATGCTATAGCGATATCGAAATAGCTAAACAAACAGATCTTACCTTTTTATGTGTAAAACCACATGATATGTATGAAGTTGCCAAGAACATATCTCCATATTTAACAAAGGATAAATGTGTTGTATCTATTACTAGTCCAATAAGCCCTGACCAACTAGATTCTTTCTTTAGCTGCTCTGTTGCACGGATTATTCCAAGCATCACAAATAGAGCATTAGCAGGGGTCTCTTTATTTTCTTATGGAAGCAATTGTACGGATGCGTGGAAAAAACAATTAGAGAGTTTCTATGAAAATTTTTCGACTCCATTAGAAATTGAAGATAATATTACGAGAGTTGCCTCTGATATTGTCAGCTGTGGACCAGCATTTTTTAGTTATCTTACTCGCAGATTTATAGAAGGGGCAGTCGACGAGACGGAAATTGATTCAGAAACCGCAACAAAATTAGCTAGTGAAATGCTTATTGGGTTAGGAGAATTGTTAAAAAAAGGTTATTATACATTACCTACTTTACAGGAGAAGGTGTGTGTAAAAGGCGGAATAACGGGTGAAGGAATAAACGTACTGGAGAGTCAGTTAGGAGATACTTTTAATCAATTATTTCAGGCAACACAGGCTAAGTATGAAGATGATCAGCGATCCCTTAGAAATCTTGTTTCAGGACAAAAATAG
- a CDS encoding class I SAM-dependent DNA methyltransferase, translating into MSYQQFAYLYDRLMNDVPYDKWVELVKKAVSDYKVNGANLLDLACGTGELSIRFSQAGFRVTGVDLSEDMLSVAQAKTIEAGEGVFYLEQDMSRLEGLPVFDLVCICCDSINYLRTEEDVINTFKGVYEHLDENGLFIFDVHSLYKMNQLFINQTYAVNDEDLSLIWQCYEGENPNSVEHDLSFFELDEESGMYHRYDELHFQRTYSVEQYSEWLDLTGFSVVKVEADFSEGIEDLAERIFFYCKKKEMIK; encoded by the coding sequence ATGAGTTATCAGCAGTTTGCCTATCTTTATGATCGTTTAATGAATGATGTGCCGTATGATAAGTGGGTAGAGCTTGTAAAGAAGGCGGTAAGCGATTATAAAGTGAATGGAGCAAACCTTTTGGATTTAGCTTGTGGAACTGGTGAGTTGTCAATTCGGTTTTCACAAGCTGGGTTCCGTGTGACTGGGGTTGATTTATCAGAGGATATGCTAAGTGTAGCACAAGCAAAAACGATCGAAGCAGGTGAAGGAGTTTTTTACTTGGAGCAGGATATGTCTCGCTTAGAAGGCTTACCTGTTTTCGATCTAGTTTGCATATGCTGCGACTCTATTAATTATTTAAGAACAGAAGAAGATGTTATCAATACTTTTAAGGGTGTTTATGAGCATTTAGATGAAAACGGCCTTTTTATATTTGATGTACATTCTTTGTATAAAATGAACCAACTATTTATTAATCAAACATACGCTGTCAATGACGAGGATTTGAGCCTCATTTGGCAATGTTATGAAGGAGAAAATCCTAATAGCGTAGAGCATGATTTAAGCTTTTTTGAATTGGACGAAGAATCAGGTATGTATCATCGTTATGATGAACTCCATTTTCAACGAACCTATTCCGTTGAACAATATAGCGAATGGCTAGATTTAACTGGATTTAGTGTGGTGAAAGTCGAAGCAGATTTTTCCGAAGGGATAGAGGATCTCGCAGAACGGATTTTCTTTTACTGTAAGAAAAAAGAAATGATTAAATAA
- the rsfS gene encoding ribosome silencing factor yields the protein MDERTLLWTAVKAADAKRAENIVALNMKGISLVADYFVICHGNSDKQVQAIANEIKDKSGELGISVKRFEGFNEAKWILVDLGDIIVHVFHRDERTYYNLERLWGDAPVENIESVISQ from the coding sequence ATGGATGAACGTACTTTATTATGGACTGCTGTAAAAGCAGCTGATGCAAAAAGAGCAGAAAATATTGTCGCGCTTAATATGAAAGGTATATCGCTTGTAGCAGATTATTTCGTGATTTGCCACGGTAATTCTGACAAACAAGTACAAGCTATTGCAAATGAAATCAAGGATAAATCTGGGGAACTTGGAATTTCCGTAAAAAGATTTGAAGGCTTTAATGAAGCAAAATGGATTTTAGTTGATTTAGGCGATATTATTGTTCATGTTTTCCATCGCGATGAAAGAACTTATTACAATTTAGAACGTCTTTGGGGAGATGCGCCAGTTGAGAACATTGAAAGTGTGATTAGTCAATGA
- the yqeK gene encoding bis(5'-nucleosyl)-tetraphosphatase (symmetrical) YqeK gives MNREEALQIVKEQITEKRYIHTIGVMETAIKLAIKYGGDAEKAETAAIFHDYAKFRQKDEMKKIIVEQNMDPNLLLFHSELWHAPVGAFLVEKEVGIKDKEILDAIRYHTSGRPEMSMLEKIVYLADYIEPGRAFPGVDEVRELAEIDFERAFLQAVKNTIIFLIRNNRAVFPLSFETYNSYCINTEVD, from the coding sequence ATGAATCGTGAAGAAGCCTTACAAATAGTGAAAGAACAGATTACCGAAAAGCGTTATATTCACACAATTGGTGTAATGGAAACTGCCATTAAACTAGCGATTAAATATGGTGGAGATGCTGAAAAGGCGGAAACGGCAGCAATATTTCATGATTATGCAAAATTCCGTCAGAAGGATGAAATGAAAAAGATTATTGTAGAGCAAAATATGGATCCAAATCTTTTATTATTTCATTCTGAACTTTGGCATGCTCCAGTAGGTGCTTTTCTAGTAGAAAAAGAAGTTGGAATAAAAGATAAGGAAATACTGGATGCTATTCGATATCATACATCTGGAAGACCAGAAATGAGTATGCTAGAAAAAATAGTTTATTTAGCAGACTATATTGAACCAGGAAGAGCTTTTCCTGGTGTCGATGAGGTAAGGGAATTAGCAGAAATAGATTTTGAACGTGCTTTTTTACAAGCTGTAAAAAATACCATTATTTTTCTAATCCGAAATAATCGGGCAGTATTTCCTTTAAGTTTTGAAACATATAATAGTTATTGTATAAATACGGAGGTTGATTGA
- a CDS encoding nicotinate-nucleotide adenylyltransferase has protein sequence MKKVGILGGTFDPPHIGHLIIANEVLHAQNLDEIWFMPNQEPPHKIKSGDVTNIQRVEMLQLSIEVHSAFRIETLELDREGKSYTYDTMTLLNEAHPDIDFYFIIGADMVEYLPEWYKIEKLMQIVKFISVNRPKYQLETDYPVQYVKVPDINISSSLIRERVKDGETISFLVRDEVKRYIEENRLYES, from the coding sequence GTGAAAAAAGTAGGGATATTAGGAGGAACATTCGATCCTCCTCATATAGGCCATCTAATCATAGCAAATGAAGTGCTGCATGCCCAAAATTTAGATGAGATTTGGTTTATGCCAAATCAAGAACCCCCACATAAAATAAAATCAGGGGATGTAACGAATATTCAGCGAGTGGAAATGTTACAATTATCCATAGAGGTTCATTCTGCCTTTCGAATCGAAACGCTGGAGTTAGACAGAGAAGGTAAATCATATACGTATGATACGATGACGCTTTTAAATGAGGCTCACCCGGATATTGACTTTTATTTTATAATTGGAGCCGATATGGTAGAATATTTGCCTGAATGGTATAAAATTGAAAAACTTATGCAAATAGTAAAATTCATTAGTGTAAACCGTCCTAAATATCAATTGGAAACAGATTACCCTGTTCAGTATGTAAAGGTTCCTGATATTAATATTTCTTCTAGTTTAATTCGTGAAAGAGTCAAGGACGGGGAAACGATTTCGTTTTTAGTAAGAGATGAAGTAAAGCGATATATTGAGGAGAACCGACTATATGAATCGTGA
- the yhbY gene encoding ribosome assembly RNA-binding protein YhbY gives MLRGKQKRFLRAKAHHLSPIFQVGKGGVNDNMIKQISEALEVRELLKISILQNCDEDKDTVASELVNGTKSELVQIIGNTIVLYKESKENKTINLPS, from the coding sequence ATGTTAAGAGGTAAGCAAAAAAGATTTTTACGAGCAAAGGCACACCATTTAAGTCCTATTTTTCAAGTGGGAAAAGGTGGCGTTAATGACAATATGATTAAGCAAATTAGTGAAGCTTTAGAAGTAAGAGAATTATTAAAAATAAGCATTTTGCAAAATTGTGATGAAGATAAAGATACGGTTGCAAGTGAATTAGTAAATGGAACGAAGAGTGAACTAGTTCAAATTATTGGAAATACAATCGTTTTATATAAAGAGTCTAAAGAAAACAAAACGATAAATTTACCATCTTAA
- the aroE gene encoding shikimate dehydrogenase, protein MKNYAVIGDPIQHSMSPVMHNDLFQFYGLDAEMKKVHIKTEMLEVGLQSLRDMNIDGFNVTVPYKQAIIPYLDELDPLSEAIGAVNTVVCENGKWMGYNTDGEGYLKGLLEQLPDLKQRRTLIVGSGGAARGIYFTLAHYGVQQIDICNRTLVKAVALKEACPFPVKTNIMEVALAEKMLGEYELIIQTTSIGMSPKIGASPIKMTNLKREAFVSDIIYNPLETKILSEAKARGAKTQNGIDMFVYQGALAFERWQGFFPDTDRMRYSVLTQLGG, encoded by the coding sequence ATGAAGAACTATGCAGTAATTGGCGATCCAATTCAACATTCCATGTCACCGGTCATGCACAATGATCTTTTTCAATTTTATGGATTGGATGCTGAAATGAAAAAAGTGCATATAAAAACGGAAATGCTTGAAGTGGGATTGCAAAGTTTAAGGGACATGAATATAGATGGCTTCAATGTTACTGTACCGTATAAGCAAGCAATCATTCCCTATTTGGATGAGCTAGACCCACTGAGTGAAGCAATTGGTGCTGTTAATACGGTAGTTTGTGAAAATGGAAAGTGGATGGGGTATAATACGGATGGAGAAGGATATCTAAAAGGGCTTTTAGAACAACTACCTGATTTGAAACAGAGAAGAACATTGATTGTTGGGAGTGGCGGTGCTGCAAGAGGCATTTATTTTACATTGGCTCACTATGGGGTACAACAAATAGATATTTGTAATCGTACACTAGTAAAAGCAGTTGCCTTAAAAGAGGCATGTCCTTTTCCGGTAAAAACCAATATAATGGAAGTTGCCTTAGCGGAAAAAATGCTTGGCGAATATGAACTTATTATACAAACCACTTCTATTGGAATGTCTCCGAAAATAGGTGCTTCGCCCATTAAAATGACTAATTTGAAGAGGGAAGCATTTGTAAGTGACATTATCTATAATCCATTGGAAACAAAAATATTAAGTGAAGCGAAAGCCAGAGGGGCAAAAACTCAAAATGGCATTGATATGTTTGTATACCAAGGAGCTTTAGCATTTGAGAGATGGCAAGGTTTTTTTCCAGATACAGACAGAATGAGATACAGTGTTTTAACACAACTAGGAGGATAA